A genomic region of Leptotrichia hofstadii contains the following coding sequences:
- a CDS encoding Imm49 family immunity protein, whose translation MNILAGKTKYEFGVNRILNETSNQLDFESINKRLNYIENKKGNQLSCMRNIGFSYLQLSSKKLFVEKDIKTCRYYCYIIAKLEFLSKALDEKVFLDNSDLFYMLMSNNPDFIVFLKNNIEEIQPNDYNSEKDIYRNLTNTYGDFFITRTTLLAMIGDFEEVKKRCSVYLKKSKNFRDSYYRYRVYGMEFLKALALKDIEKMKETIDMMMMPKIAKALVKDRITNYSFYLHIYVIIYAKIALLHGFDLGIDNEVAPKEIIDNTPLESYEDPYDFMKKFDLKTITRKEWREWTESYSTFRPID comes from the coding sequence ATGAATATTCTAGCGGGAAAAACTAAATACGAATTCGGTGTGAATAGAATTTTGAATGAAACAAGTAACCAATTAGATTTTGAATCAATAAACAAAAGACTTAATTATATTGAAAATAAAAAAGGAAATCAGCTAAGTTGTATGAGAAATATAGGTTTCTCATATTTACAACTATCTTCAAAAAAATTATTTGTAGAAAAGGATATAAAAACTTGTAGATATTATTGCTATATAATTGCTAAATTGGAATTTTTATCAAAAGCATTAGATGAGAAGGTATTTTTGGATAATTCAGATTTATTTTATATGCTGATGTCAAATAATCCTGATTTTATAGTGTTTTTAAAAAATAATATAGAGGAAATACAACCTAACGATTATAATTCAGAAAAAGATATTTATAGAAATTTAACTAACACATATGGAGATTTTTTTATAACAAGGACAACTTTATTAGCAATGATTGGTGATTTTGAAGAAGTGAAAAAGCGATGTTCAGTATATTTGAAAAAATCTAAAAATTTTAGAGATAGTTATTATAGATACCGTGTTTATGGAATGGAATTTTTGAAGGCTTTAGCATTAAAGGATATTGAAAAAATGAAAGAAACGATAGATATGATGATGATGCCTAAAATAGCAAAGGCATTGGTTAAAGATCGTATTACTAACTATAGTTTTTATTTACATATTTATGTTATAATATATGCAAAAATAGCATTGCTTCATGGATTTGATTTAGGTATAGACAATGAAGTTGCCCCTAAAGAAATAATTGATAATACTCCATTAGAAAGTTATGAAGATCCATACGATTTTATGAAAAAATTTGATTTAAAAACAATAACTCGAAAAGAATGGAGAGAATGGACAGAAAGTTATTCAACATTTAGACCAATTGATTAA
- a CDS encoding CopY/TcrY family copper transport repressor, whose translation MKENCRIDKKQHITDAEWEVMRVVWANSEVTSKFVAEVLCEKMNWKQATIKTLLNRLLEKNILKKREIGNKYIYLTDFTEKEVANSYILGTFDKICKTKVGEMIGKVIENSELSFDDLDLILKAVEERRKTAVEEVLCDCVEGQCNCEHSGHKHI comes from the coding sequence GTGAAAGAAAATTGCAGAATCGATAAAAAACAGCATATAACCGATGCAGAATGGGAAGTAATGCGTGTTGTGTGGGCAAATAGCGAAGTTACGAGCAAGTTTGTGGCAGAGGTGCTTTGTGAGAAAATGAACTGGAAACAGGCTACAATAAAGACGTTGTTGAATCGGCTGCTGGAAAAGAATATTTTGAAAAAGAGGGAAATTGGGAACAAGTATATTTATTTGACGGATTTTACAGAAAAAGAAGTTGCTAACAGTTATATATTAGGAACTTTTGATAAAATTTGTAAAACGAAAGTTGGAGAAATGATAGGGAAAGTTATTGAGAACAGTGAACTGAGTTTTGACGACTTGGATTTGATTTTAAAGGCTGTAGAGGAAAGGAGGAAAACGGCTGTGGAAGAAGTTTTGTGTGATTGTGTTGAAGGGCAGTGTAATTGCGAACATAGTGGACATAAGCATATTTAA
- a CDS encoding lactose-specific PTS transporter subunit EIIC — protein sequence MKKLIEFIEKGKPFFEKLSRNIYLRAIRDGFIAGMPVILFSSIFILIAYVPNAFGFFWPKNIEALLMKPYGYSMGILAFLVAGTTAKSLTDSVNRSMPATNQINYLSTLLASMVGLLLLAADPIEGGISTGFLGTKGLLTAFLAAFIIVTIYKFCVKNEVTIKMPSEVPPNISQVFKDVIPFTLSIVLLYVLEIFVRHFIGTGVAEAVGKLFGPLFSAADGYVGITLIFGAYAFFWFVGIHGPSIVEPAIAVVTYANIDANLNLMRAGHHADKILTSGTQMFIVTMGGTGATLIVPFMFMWLCKSKRNKAIGRASAVPTFFGVNEPILFGAPIVLNPVFFIPFIFAPIVNVWIFKIFIDVLGMNSFTANLPWTTPGPLGIILGTNLQILSFVLAALLIVVDFIIYYPFVKVYDKQILEEERLGKTNDELKEKVAANFNTKKADNILEKAGVVQNNITKETNVLVLCAGGGTSGLLANALNKAAKEHNVPVKAAAGGYGAHREILPEFDLVILAPQVASNFEDMKAETDKLGIKLAKTEGAQYISLTRDGKGALDFVQAQFED from the coding sequence ATGAAAAAACTGATTGAATTTATAGAAAAAGGAAAGCCTTTTTTTGAAAAATTATCTCGGAATATATATTTAAGAGCAATTCGTGATGGTTTTATAGCTGGTATGCCAGTTATACTATTTTCTAGTATTTTTATCTTAATTGCTTATGTACCAAATGCTTTTGGATTTTTTTGGCCAAAAAATATAGAGGCTTTATTAATGAAACCATACGGTTATTCTATGGGAATCTTAGCATTTTTAGTAGCAGGAACAACAGCTAAATCATTAACAGATTCTGTAAATCGTTCTATGCCGGCAACTAATCAAATTAATTATCTTTCTACACTTTTAGCTTCAATGGTTGGACTGCTATTATTAGCGGCAGATCCAATTGAAGGTGGCATTTCAACTGGATTCTTGGGTACAAAAGGACTTTTAACTGCATTTTTAGCAGCATTTATAATTGTAACAATTTATAAATTCTGTGTAAAAAATGAAGTAACGATAAAAATGCCGTCAGAAGTTCCACCTAATATTTCACAAGTTTTTAAAGATGTAATACCATTTACTTTATCAATAGTATTACTTTATGTTCTTGAGATTTTTGTACGTCACTTTATCGGAACAGGAGTTGCAGAAGCAGTAGGTAAACTTTTTGGACCGTTATTTTCAGCAGCAGATGGATATGTAGGAATTACTCTTATATTTGGAGCTTATGCTTTCTTCTGGTTTGTTGGAATTCACGGGCCTTCAATTGTAGAGCCAGCTATTGCAGTTGTTACTTATGCTAATATAGATGCAAATCTAAACCTTATGAGAGCTGGACATCATGCAGATAAAATTTTGACTTCGGGAACACAAATGTTTATAGTTACAATGGGAGGAACTGGAGCTACTTTAATTGTGCCATTTATGTTTATGTGGCTTTGTAAATCTAAGAGAAATAAGGCTATTGGACGTGCTTCTGCTGTACCCACATTCTTTGGTGTAAATGAGCCAATTCTATTTGGTGCTCCAATTGTATTAAATCCTGTATTCTTTATACCATTTATATTTGCACCAATAGTAAATGTCTGGATTTTTAAAATATTTATAGATGTACTTGGAATGAACAGTTTTACTGCTAATCTTCCATGGACAACTCCAGGTCCATTGGGTATAATATTAGGGACAAATCTTCAAATACTATCGTTTGTTTTAGCAGCGCTTTTAATCGTTGTAGACTTTATTATCTATTATCCATTTGTAAAAGTATACGATAAGCAGATTCTTGAGGAAGAACGTTTAGGAAAAACAAACGATGAATTAAAAGAAAAAGTTGCTGCAAATTTCAACACTAAAAAAGCAGATAACATTCTTGAAAAAGCCGGTGTTGTTCAAAATAATATAACAAAAGAAACAAATGTACTTGTATTATGTGCTGGTGGAGGGACAAGCGGACTTTTAGCAAATGCTTTAAATAAGGCGGCAAAAGAACATAATGTTCCAGTTAAAGCTGCAGCAGGTGGATATGGTGCACACCGTGAAATACTTCCTGAATTTGATTTAGTTATTCTTGCACCGCAAGTTGCATCAAATTTTGAAGATATGAAGGCAGAAACTGATAAGTTAGGAATTAAATTAGCAAAAACCGAAGGGGCTCAATATATTAGTTTGACTCGTGACGGTAAAGGTGCATTAGATTTTGTACAAGCGCAATTTGAAGATTAA
- a CDS encoding PTS lactose/cellobiose transporter subunit IIA codes for MTKEDVTMVGFEIVAYAGDARSKLMTALNKAQNGEFEEAENLVKEAEECLVGAHNSQTDILGKEAAGENLEMSFIMVHGQDHLMTTILLKELMKHLIELYKRGAK; via the coding sequence ATGACTAAAGAAGATGTTACAATGGTTGGATTTGAAATAGTGGCTTATGCAGGAGATGCAAGATCTAAATTGATGACAGCATTAAATAAAGCACAAAATGGAGAGTTTGAGGAAGCAGAAAATTTAGTAAAAGAAGCTGAGGAATGTTTGGTTGGTGCTCATAATTCACAAACAGATATTTTAGGTAAAGAAGCAGCTGGAGAAAATTTGGAAATGAGTTTTATTATGGTTCATGGACAGGATCATTTAATGACAACAATATTATTGAAAGAATTAATGAAACATTTGATAGAATTATATAAAAGAGGAGCAAAGTAA
- a CDS encoding tagatose-6-phosphate kinase: protein MILTVTMNPSVDISYPLEKFNLDTVNRVSKVSKTPGGKGLNVTRVLKQLDDKVIATGLIGGALGMDIQEKLTEMGIENHFFEISGETRNCIAILHEGNQTEILENGPTISQSESEKFLEYFKNLVQEVEIISISGSLPNGLEDDYYSKMIQICNTYEKPVVLDCSGKALLEVLKHEYNPKVIKPNTEELSQLIGKEVSKDIGELKETLKNELFDGIEWIIVSLGADGAFAKHNDKFYKVNIPKIEVVNPVGSGDSTVAGITSAIYENASDENLLKKANTLGMLNAMEKLTGFVNLENYEKVFSKIEIVEY from the coding sequence ATGATTTTAACTGTAACAATGAATCCATCTGTTGATATTTCATATCCTTTGGAAAAATTTAATTTAGATACAGTAAATAGAGTTTCTAAAGTAAGTAAGACACCTGGAGGAAAAGGTCTGAATGTAACAAGAGTGCTAAAACAGCTAGATGATAAAGTTATAGCAACAGGGCTTATAGGCGGGGCTTTAGGAATGGATATTCAGGAAAAATTAACAGAAATGGGAATAGAAAACCATTTTTTTGAAATTTCAGGGGAAACTAGAAACTGTATTGCAATTCTACACGAAGGAAATCAGACGGAAATTTTGGAAAATGGGCCTACAATCAGTCAATCTGAAAGTGAAAAATTTTTAGAATATTTTAAAAATTTAGTACAAGAAGTTGAAATTATTTCAATTTCAGGAAGCTTGCCTAATGGGCTAGAAGATGATTATTATTCAAAAATGATTCAAATTTGTAATACATATGAAAAGCCTGTTGTCCTTGACTGCTCAGGAAAAGCGTTGCTGGAAGTTTTAAAGCATGAATATAATCCAAAAGTTATAAAACCTAATACAGAAGAATTATCGCAGTTGATTGGGAAAGAAGTATCGAAAGACATTGGAGAATTAAAGGAAACTTTGAAAAATGAATTATTTGACGGAATTGAATGGATTATAGTTTCACTCGGAGCAGATGGTGCTTTTGCAAAACATAATGACAAATTTTATAAAGTTAATATTCCGAAAATAGAAGTTGTAAATCCTGTAGGTTCTGGCGATTCCACAGTGGCTGGAATTACATCGGCAATTTACGAAAATGCAAGTGATGAAAATTTATTGAAGAAGGCTAATACGCTGGGAATGTTAAATGCGATGGAAAAATTGACAGGATTTGTAAATTTGGAAAATTATGAAAAAGTATTTAGCAAAATTGAGATAGTTGAATATTAA
- a CDS encoding heavy metal translocating P-type ATPase: protein MKTENYTVTGMSCAACANAVEKALNKNNDINASVNIATEKLNIEYDEKKYNFDKIRKIVESAGYGLVEDMTEDKKVELYQEKIKSLKNRLILAIIFVVPLLYISMGHMLGAALPEFLNPKVNPLNFALAQFVLTLPIIYAGRDFFSHGFKNLVRKSPTMDSLIAIGATAAVLYGIYATFRIVTVDPEAHMDLYYESAGTIITLILFGKLLEAKTKGQTSSAIKKLIGLQPKKAKIIENGAEKEVLIENLKVGDIVIVKPGEKIAVDGKIVEGATSVDESMLTGESLPVSKKVGDKVVGGSINKNGSIRFEATEIGKNTVLSQIIKLVEEAQGSKAPISRMADIVSAYFVPIVIGIAIITGIAWFLSGSGLVTALSFFIAVLVIACPCALGLATPTSIMVGTGKGAENGILIKSGEALETAHKIKTVVFDKTGTITKGKPVLTDLIAYGNYNEKELLKIAASVENDSEHPLAEAIVNEAKEKNIEIKPYEKFRTMPGYGIRATFEGKEVQIGNRKLMENRKINVEISQKDYDILSNEGKTPMYISIDNELAGLVAVADVIKETSKEAIEKLKKMGIKTIMLTGDNEKTAKFIAKQVGIDDVISEVLPYQKSQKVKELQEKDEFVAMVGDGINDSPALAQANVGIAIGNGTDVAIESADIVLIRNDLRDVAGAIALSKATITNIKENLFWAFFYNVLGIPFAAGIFYAFFNGPKLDPMIAAFAMSFSSVSVLGNALRLKFFKVK from the coding sequence ATGAAAACAGAAAATTATACAGTAACTGGAATGAGCTGTGCAGCTTGTGCCAATGCTGTGGAAAAGGCACTTAATAAAAATAATGATATTAATGCTTCAGTTAATATTGCAACTGAAAAATTGAATATTGAATATGATGAGAAAAAATATAATTTTGACAAAATTAGGAAAATAGTCGAGTCGGCTGGGTATGGACTGGTTGAGGATATGACAGAAGATAAAAAGGTGGAACTTTATCAAGAGAAAATAAAAAGCTTGAAAAATCGATTAATTTTGGCAATTATTTTTGTTGTTCCACTTTTGTATATTTCGATGGGGCATATGCTTGGGGCAGCACTTCCTGAATTTTTGAATCCTAAGGTAAATCCGCTTAATTTTGCATTGGCACAGTTTGTGCTGACTTTGCCTATTATTTATGCTGGGAGAGATTTTTTTTCACATGGATTTAAAAATTTAGTAAGAAAATCTCCAACAATGGATTCATTAATTGCTATTGGGGCAACAGCGGCGGTACTCTATGGAATTTACGCAACTTTTAGAATTGTAACTGTAGACCCTGAAGCACATATGGATTTATATTATGAGTCGGCTGGTACAATTATTACGTTAATCTTGTTTGGAAAACTGCTGGAGGCAAAAACAAAAGGTCAAACTTCATCGGCAATAAAAAAACTTATCGGACTTCAACCTAAAAAGGCTAAAATTATTGAAAATGGAGCGGAAAAGGAAGTTTTGATTGAAAACTTGAAAGTTGGAGATATTGTTATTGTGAAGCCGGGAGAAAAAATTGCTGTAGATGGAAAAATTGTAGAAGGGGCGACTTCTGTTGATGAGTCAATGTTGACAGGAGAAAGTTTGCCAGTAAGCAAAAAAGTTGGGGATAAGGTTGTTGGAGGAAGTATTAATAAAAATGGAAGTATCAGGTTTGAGGCAACTGAAATTGGTAAAAATACAGTTTTGTCGCAAATTATAAAGCTGGTTGAGGAGGCACAGGGGTCAAAGGCTCCTATTTCTAGAATGGCAGATATTGTGTCGGCGTATTTTGTGCCAATTGTTATTGGGATTGCGATAATTACAGGGATTGCTTGGTTTCTAAGTGGAAGTGGATTGGTTACTGCATTGTCGTTTTTCATCGCTGTACTTGTAATTGCGTGTCCGTGTGCATTGGGACTTGCAACACCTACATCAATAATGGTTGGAACTGGAAAAGGGGCTGAGAACGGTATTCTTATAAAAAGCGGGGAAGCCCTTGAAACAGCACATAAAATCAAAACTGTTGTCTTTGACAAGACTGGTACGATTACGAAAGGAAAGCCTGTACTGACTGATTTGATTGCTTATGGAAATTATAACGAGAAGGAATTGTTAAAAATTGCCGCAAGTGTGGAAAATGATTCAGAACATCCGTTAGCAGAGGCAATTGTAAATGAAGCAAAAGAGAAAAATATTGAAATTAAGCCGTATGAAAAATTTAGGACAATGCCAGGTTACGGTATTCGTGCAACATTTGAAGGCAAGGAAGTTCAAATTGGAAATAGAAAATTGATGGAAAATCGAAAAATCAATGTGGAAATTTCTCAAAAAGATTATGATATTTTGTCGAATGAAGGAAAAACGCCAATGTACATTTCGATTGATAACGAATTGGCGGGACTTGTTGCAGTTGCAGATGTTATCAAGGAAACAAGCAAGGAAGCTATAGAAAAACTGAAAAAAATGGGAATCAAGACAATAATGCTAACTGGAGATAACGAAAAAACTGCCAAATTTATCGCAAAACAAGTGGGAATAGATGATGTAATTTCAGAAGTGCTGCCTTATCAGAAATCTCAAAAAGTAAAGGAACTTCAGGAAAAAGATGAATTTGTTGCAATGGTTGGAGACGGAATTAATGATTCACCAGCACTGGCTCAGGCAAACGTTGGAATTGCGATAGGAAATGGAACGGATGTTGCTATAGAATCAGCTGATATTGTCTTAATTAGAAACGATTTGAGAGATGTTGCGGGTGCAATAGCATTAAGTAAAGCAACAATCACAAATATAAAGGAAAATCTGTTCTGGGCATTCTTTTATAACGTACTGGGAATTCCATTTGCCGCTGGAATATTTTATGCATTTTTCAATGGACCAAAATTGGATCCGATGATAGCGGCTTTTGCAATGTCGTTTAGTTCAGTATCTGTTTTGGGTAATGCTTTGAGATTGAAGTTTTTTAAAGTTAAATAA
- a CDS encoding FAD-dependent oxidoreductase: MDFSLNLGALDEGKLVKIDENKLYDVTVVGSGPAAVSAAIYAARKGLNVAMIGVKIGGQVLDTNEIENIIGTVLTTGAKFAETLEKHLKEHEIAFKEGHLVKEIKEDGKDKILVTDDGKSYKTKTVIVATGAKPRSLNIPGEAEYVGKGVHYCSTCDGPFYKGLDVAVIGGGNSGVEAALDLSGIAKSVTLIEFMPELKADKVLQEKLAEQPNIKTILNSATVRVNGNEFVESIVYKSRETDEEKTLNVEGMFVEIGLSPRSEVVKDLAETNKIGEIVINPENNSTSVAGIFAAGDVTSIRQKQIIIAMGEGAKAALGAFEYLITKY, encoded by the coding sequence ATGGATTTTAGCTTGAATCTTGGTGCTTTAGATGAAGGGAAATTAGTAAAAATTGATGAAAATAAGCTTTACGATGTAACTGTAGTTGGTTCTGGGCCTGCGGCTGTCTCTGCAGCAATTTATGCGGCTAGAAAAGGACTTAATGTGGCAATGATTGGAGTGAAGATTGGTGGACAGGTTCTTGATACAAATGAAATTGAGAATATTATCGGAACTGTTTTGACAACTGGAGCTAAATTTGCTGAAACATTGGAAAAACATTTAAAAGAACATGAAATTGCGTTTAAAGAAGGGCATTTGGTAAAAGAGATCAAGGAAGATGGAAAAGATAAGATTTTGGTAACTGATGATGGAAAAAGTTATAAAACAAAAACAGTTATTGTAGCAACTGGGGCAAAACCTAGAAGTCTAAATATTCCTGGAGAAGCTGAGTATGTAGGAAAAGGGGTGCATTACTGCTCAACTTGTGACGGACCTTTTTATAAAGGATTAGATGTGGCTGTAATTGGTGGGGGAAATTCAGGTGTGGAAGCAGCGCTTGATTTATCTGGAATTGCAAAATCAGTTACATTAATCGAATTTATGCCAGAATTAAAGGCAGATAAAGTTCTGCAGGAAAAACTGGCTGAGCAGCCAAATATAAAAACGATTTTAAATTCTGCAACAGTTAGAGTTAATGGAAATGAATTTGTGGAAAGCATTGTTTATAAAAGCAGAGAAACTGATGAAGAAAAAACATTGAATGTAGAAGGCATGTTTGTGGAAATTGGATTGTCGCCAAGAAGCGAAGTTGTAAAAGACTTGGCTGAAACAAATAAAATTGGGGAAATTGTAATTAATCCTGAAAATAATTCAACTTCTGTGGCTGGAATCTTTGCTGCGGGAGATGTTACTAGCATTAGACAAAAACAAATAATTATCGCAATGGGAGAAGGTGCAAAAGCGGCACTAGGAGCATTTGAGTATCTGATTACAAAATATTAA
- the lacD gene encoding tagatose-bisphosphate aldolase: protein MKLTEQKRKYLENLSDKNGFISALAIDQRGALKKMLNKHQESEATAEQIKEFKVLVSKHLTKYSSSILLDPEYGLDAAKARDKDAGLLLAYEKTGYDANAVGRLPDCLVEWSAKRLKEEGADAVKFLLYYDVDESEEINIQKKAYMERVGAECVAEDIPFFLEILSYDCKIDDNSTAEYAKVKPRKVIEAMKVFSDPRYNVDVLKVEVPVNMKFVEGFSDGETVYTKEEAANYFKLQEESTSLPYIYLSAGVSAKLFQDTLKFAHDSGAKFNGVLCGRATWANGVEVFAKEGEKATVEWLNTIGRKNIEELNEVVERTATSWKEK, encoded by the coding sequence ATGAAATTAACTGAACAAAAAAGAAAATATTTAGAAAATTTAAGCGATAAAAATGGATTTATATCAGCACTAGCAATTGACCAAAGAGGAGCTTTGAAAAAGATGTTAAATAAACATCAAGAATCTGAAGCAACAGCTGAACAAATAAAGGAGTTTAAAGTATTAGTTTCAAAACATTTAACAAAATATTCTTCTTCAATTTTACTAGATCCTGAATACGGACTGGATGCAGCAAAAGCTAGAGATAAAGATGCTGGATTATTATTAGCTTATGAAAAGACAGGATATGATGCAAATGCAGTTGGAAGATTGCCAGACTGTCTTGTTGAATGGTCAGCTAAAAGGCTAAAAGAAGAAGGGGCAGATGCAGTAAAATTTTTATTGTATTATGACGTAGATGAAAGTGAAGAAATTAATATTCAGAAAAAAGCATATATGGAAAGAGTAGGAGCTGAATGTGTCGCAGAAGATATACCTTTCTTTTTGGAAATATTAAGTTACGACTGTAAAATTGATGACAACAGCACGGCAGAATATGCAAAAGTAAAACCTAGAAAAGTTATTGAAGCAATGAAAGTATTTTCAGATCCGAGATACAATGTTGATGTTTTAAAAGTGGAAGTTCCAGTAAATATGAAATTTGTAGAAGGGTTTAGCGACGGAGAAACTGTTTACACAAAAGAGGAAGCTGCAAATTACTTTAAACTTCAGGAAGAATCAACATCATTGCCATATATTTACCTAAGTGCTGGAGTAAGTGCAAAACTTTTCCAAGATACGTTAAAATTTGCTCATGATTCAGGTGCTAAATTTAATGGGGTACTATGTGGAAGAGCTACTTGGGCAAATGGAGTAGAAGTGTTTGCTAAGGAAGGTGAAAAAGCAACTGTAGAATGGTTGAATACAATTGGAAGAAAAAACATCGAAGAACTAAATGAAGTGGTTGAAAGAACAGCAACATCTTGGAAAGAAAAATAG
- the lacG gene encoding 6-phospho-beta-galactosidase, producing MSKKLPEDFIFGGATAAYQAEGATKTDGKGRVAWDTFLEENYWYTAEPASDFYNQYPVDLKLCEEFGINGIRISIAWSRIFPEGYGKVNHKGVEFYHKLFAECKKRKVEPFVTLHHFDTPEVLHSNGDFLNRENIEHFVDYAKFCFEEFTEVNYWTTFNEIGPIGDGQYLVGKFPPGIKYDFEKLFQSHHNMVLAHAKAVNLFKQNRYNGEIGMVCALPTKYPYNPSNPKDVKAAELDDIIHNKFILDATFKGEYSKETMDGVNHILQVNGGKLDLRAEDFEELKAAKDLNDFLGINYYMSDWMAEYDGETEIIHNATGNKGSSKYQIKGVGQRKANESIPRTDWDWIIYPQGLYDQISRVKRDYPNYKKIYITENGLGYKDVFEDNTVYDDARIDYIRQHLEVISDAIKDGANVKGYFLWSLMDVFSWSNGYEKRYGLFYVDFETQKRYPKKSAYWYKKVAETKEV from the coding sequence ATGTCAAAAAAATTACCAGAAGATTTTATTTTCGGTGGAGCGACAGCAGCATATCAAGCTGAAGGCGCAACAAAAACAGATGGTAAAGGCCGTGTAGCCTGGGATACTTTTTTAGAAGAAAATTACTGGTATACAGCTGAGCCGGCAAGTGATTTTTACAATCAATATCCAGTAGATTTGAAACTTTGCGAAGAGTTCGGTATAAATGGAATAAGAATTTCAATTGCATGGTCAAGAATTTTTCCTGAAGGTTATGGCAAAGTGAACCACAAAGGAGTGGAATTTTATCATAAATTGTTTGCCGAATGTAAAAAAAGAAAGGTTGAACCATTTGTAACGCTTCATCATTTTGATACGCCAGAAGTTTTACATTCAAATGGAGATTTCTTAAATCGTGAAAATATAGAACATTTTGTAGATTATGCTAAATTCTGTTTTGAAGAATTTACTGAAGTAAATTATTGGACAACATTTAATGAAATTGGACCTATTGGCGACGGACAATATTTGGTTGGAAAATTTCCGCCAGGAATAAAATATGATTTTGAAAAATTGTTTCAGTCACATCATAATATGGTTTTGGCACATGCAAAAGCAGTAAATTTATTCAAGCAAAACAGATACAATGGAGAAATAGGAATGGTTTGTGCGTTGCCAACGAAATATCCTTATAATCCAAGTAATCCTAAAGATGTAAAAGCGGCAGAACTGGACGATATCATTCATAATAAATTTATTTTAGATGCAACTTTTAAAGGTGAATATTCAAAAGAAACAATGGATGGTGTAAATCATATTTTGCAAGTTAATGGCGGAAAATTAGATTTAAGGGCAGAAGATTTTGAAGAATTGAAAGCTGCAAAAGATTTGAATGATTTTTTAGGAATAAATTATTATATGAGCGACTGGATGGCTGAATACGATGGCGAAACTGAAATTATCCACAATGCAACAGGAAATAAAGGAAGTTCCAAATATCAGATAAAAGGGGTGGGGCAAAGAAAAGCCAATGAAAGCATCCCAAGAACTGACTGGGACTGGATAATTTATCCGCAAGGTCTTTATGATCAAATCTCAAGAGTTAAAAGAGATTATCCAAATTACAAAAAAATCTATATTACTGAAAATGGTTTAGGCTATAAAGATGTATTTGAAGACAATACAGTGTATGACGATGCAAGAATAGATTACATAAGACAACATTTGGAAGTAATTTCAGATGCAATAAAAGATGGAGCAAACGTAAAAGGCTACTTCCTCTGGTCACTAATGGACGTTTTCTCATGGTCAAACGGTTATGAAAAACGTTACGGACTATTTTACGTAGACTTTGAAACGCAAAAACGTTATCCAAAGAAAAGTGCTTATTGGTACAAAAAAGTCGCAGAAACAAAAGAAGTCTAA